A genome region from Triticum aestivum cultivar Chinese Spring chromosome 2B, IWGSC CS RefSeq v2.1, whole genome shotgun sequence includes the following:
- the LOC123041856 gene encoding uncharacterized protein, whose product MSTPVTSSAPFRSDTIEPLTGSNFPRWKSQVELCLGCNEFDYALREEKPVAPVAGVTGYAELKKEYDVKMEKWNKSNHIALLIMKATISPDISEALPKKDTAKDFLTEMEEQFKGSDKVYAHELFAKLLQKYTIDGNVRQHILRVVNAFTKLKALECSLSEALLVIIILESLPEEFEQFKVNYNSLKEKWPLSEMTARIVQEEERIMRQKKDHVFHVGSNKRKHDGQGFPKPQKRQVKKEGTKPFNPKAFKGKEAGGSSSAPSSSTAGENACNFCKEEGHYQRDCPGFLKWMNKRGIRYDPNHKRRNKKA is encoded by the exons ATGTCCACTCCCGTGACAT CTTCCGCTCCATTCCGGTCCGACACGATCGAACCACTTACGGGGAGTAACTTCCCTCGTTGGAAGTCCCAAGTCGAATTATGTTTGGGTTGTAATGAATTTGACTATGCCTTGAGGGAAGAAAAACCTGTGGCACCTGTGGCAGGTGTCACAGGGTATGCAGAACTCAAGAAGGAGTATGATGTTAAGATGGAAAAGTGGAATAAGTCCAACCATATTGCGCTTCTCATCATGAAAGCGACAATATCGCCGGACATTTCTGAAGCACTCCCTAAGAAAGATACTGCTAAAGATTTCCTCACTGAAATGGAGGAGCAATTTAAAGGCTCCGACAAAGTGTATGCTCATGAGCTTTTTGCTAAACTTCTTCAGAAATACACTATTGACGGAAATGTTAGGCAGCACATATTGAGGGTGGTAAATGCTTTCACCAAGCTTAAGGCTTTGGAGTGTTCTTTAAGTGAAGCCCTTCTTGTCATAATTATTCTTGAGTCTCTTCCTGAAGAGTTTGAACAATTTAAGGTCAACTATAACTCTCTAAAGGAAAAATGGCCACTCTCTGAGATGACCGCAAGGATCGTCCAGGAGGAAGAAAGGATCATGAGGCAGAAGAAAGACCATGTCTTTCATGTTGGCTCTAACAAGAGAAAGCATGACGGACAAGGTTTCCCTAAGCCTCAGAAAAGGCAAGTCAAGAAAGAAGGCACTAAGCCATTCAACCCTAAGGCATTCAAGGGTAAAGAAGCCGGTGGTTCTTCTTCTGCTCCTAGCAGCTCCACTGCTGGAGAAAATGCTTGTAACTTCTGCAAAGAAGAGGGACACTATCAAAGGGACTGCCCAGGCTTTCTAAAATGGATGAACAAAAGAG GGATTCGATACGATCCAAACCAtaagaggaggaacaagaaagctTAA